Part of the Chanos chanos chromosome 5, fChaCha1.1, whole genome shotgun sequence genome, TTTCACAACTTagaaaaaagatatttgtttcTGGCTCAAACAACAATATTGTGTATTATTTACACAacgtaaacaaaacacagtacagtacagtagtgGAAAAAAGGTTCATTCGAAGTGGAGTCTAGTAGGATTTACTGGTAGTTATCTGTCAAACAAATTCACAGAAAATGAATTACTATCTATTTTCTTATCTAGCCGTTTCATTGAAACATGAACAGCATGATTTACATGCTATTAAATTTTTAAGGTCTATTTTTGCAACGTCTGACAGAGACAAGAATAGGGCTGTTGGCTTTAGTAAATGTATTGGAATGCTCTCAGGCTAGAGTATTTTTCTCCAACTTGTGTTCACTGATGCCATTGCACTCTAAAGGATGGTAACCATTGGAGACATGGTAACCGTTGGCGAGTGGTTTGGTCTTCAGTGGTACAGTGTTGAGCACCTGGTTGTCTTGGCAACCAATGCAGCTTCTCTGCATCCTGTACTCCAGCTGCATGTGGTTCTGTGGTGGAAGACCAAGGCAAGCCCTGCAGAGAAAAGATCAGAAAGGAGTTCGATTAGAAACATGTGTTGTGTCACAAATATTTTGCAACTGTCTGAAATTAAACTTTCTTCACAGATGTGAATGTTGTGttagccaaacacacacacacaaaaaaaataggTGACCACAGATACTAACCTCAGGACGTTTTCAATGCATGCACGCTGACGGAAGAAAGCGTTGACCACTGGTGCCCCCTGGGGGACAAGAGGAGCCTTGCAAAGGAAGCTGAGCAGGGAAAGCACATTGTGAAAGCTCTGGAAGGCGGGATCACTCTCAGTGCAGAATGTGATTCGCTGACACAGCTCAGTCAGAATGACCAGGTCCAAGATGATTGGGCTAGCCAACAGAGAGTCCTGGGCAAAACCGAGAGAAGAGACGTGGTCTGAGCTCAGACTTGAATTTCTATAAGCCCTTTCAGTACAAAACTCTAATAAAGCGTGTTGGTTCACAGAACTGCAGACTGTCAGCTGCTAACATCACGGCCTCTAAAAAATTTCCACCATCATCTTGCTTCAGTGAAATGGGTCTTGTTTTAGGAGGACTGTAATGTATTTCTCAATGTGCTGAAACTGAGCTGTAgtgctgtgtttttccatctgaAGCCTCTCCAAAATTCCTCTTAtgtaaaatgataatgataataaacagaTAAACGCTACGCAGGTGGGATAGACATGACCCACTGGGTATAAATATTTTTGTggccaagaaaaacaaaggagaaagtGTCAGGTTGCTTCACAGGCAACTAgtcaaaaatttaaaaaaacaaaaacaaaaaaaaacaaagaacagttcACTTCACAAGAATCTTGGCTTGGGATCACCTCACAGTTAAACTTACTTCGCAGGTGTTGTGCAGGGCTATGGTGTTGGTGCCGCCCATCATGATCTCTGAGGTGTACTCATCCATGGCTCGCTTACTGTCTCCCACGTAGGGAACGTATTTAATCACCACCTAAAAGGAAAAACGCCACCGTCACGTCgccattcattctctctgtccaaaTATACGCAACAAACGCAAAGTACATCGGTAAACGATAGGGGACGAGACACCCAGAGGGACTCACACAGTGGTCGGGCTTCTCTCCCGGCCTGTAAAGGACGGGGTTGGACTGGACCATGTCGTCCACCACGTTGCTCTTGGAGATCTCCTTGGAGCGGAACTGCTGAGGTGCAGACAGGTTCATCCCGTCGTTGTTCCCCAGGTGATTGTAACTGACAATGGAGGTTGGCTGCAACGCAAATGAccagttagaaaaaaaacaaaatagcaaTAACTTCACAGGGTacaaagtatatatatataaaaaacccAATCCatctgaatgtcttttttttttaattaaaaaagtaGTCATTTACAACAAGTTACTTACTTtgtggttttgctttgttttttttaatcatcattacAATTGCCTTCAAGCAAATTAACTTCTTTTTGGGGACCTACATAAATCATTACAATTATTCCAGGCTCTGTTCAAGAAGCAGAAGGTGATCTCTTACCTTAATACCAGCACTGACGAGGAAATCCACCAGGACAGATTTGAGTTTGGTCTGGCCCGATTTGAAGTCGTCTCCTCCGATGAAGACTTTGTGGTGAACAGCGAGCTCCACCGCGCCGGGGACAAACGTGTTCTGGGGAGAACCGTTAATGTAGGCGCAGCCTTCCAAGATGCTGGCCACGGCGAAAAGCGTGGAGGGAGAAACCTCCGCCCcagtctgtgagagaaacagagagatggaatggTATTAAGTCAAAAACTTGAGGTTAAACAGTAATACTTCATCTAAGACCAATGTATCCAAGACAgtattgtactgtgtttgaaaagttcatgataaaaaaacagctatttaaaacaaatgatatgttattattgttgttaatgATGTAATAACCACAAAAGAATACATCAAAACCAGACGCGACCTTTGACACCATTGTGAAGCACTTTGAGGAAATTCCTCTCAAGCAGAGTTTAAACTACATTATATTGGACACTAGGCGGCGTGCTTTCACATGAATGTTCCCTAATGCACTGCAGCCATGCTGTGGCACCCACAGACAACTCACAGGAGATTTTTAATTGGCAGTAATGATAACGCACCTCAATGGCATTGAGAAGGTTCTCAGCAGTGTCGTTCACGCCAGGTACGACGTCACAGAATCTCTCCGTGTTGGCTGTCCACAGAACAATGACTTTGTCCACGCCACTCTTCTCCTTAAAGTCACGGATGTCTTGGCGGACCTGTGCCACCTACAAATAAAGCCACATAAAGATATAgtaaaacatcacaaacacaatcagaaacatgcacgcacgcacgcacgcgtgcacacacacacacacacacagacacattgtgATAgccaaaaaacccaaagcaaaaCATTACTCTAAGGGCAATACACACCAGTTACTTGACACTGGTCCACAGAGACATCTTGAACATGGATAATGCCTTTATGAAATGAGGAATGGCAAACGTGTGATCGCAAATACCACTGACATACCTGCTCAGCCTTGGTGCCTGGGATAAGATTGTCAGCCCGATGTTCCTGGTTAGCAGCAATGAACTCCGGGATATAGATGGACGGTCTGGGTTTGAGCTTGCTCATATGTGGGCGGAGCTGCTCCTGAAGACTCCAGTCCAGAACCTGAGCGCGTTCCATCGCCCTGCCGAGATCCATGGACGAGATATCCCACCCTAGAGAGACCACGCACACAAACCAGTTTAGAACAGTGCTTTTATCTCCTCTCTCGGTGATTATAAATGCATGAAAGCTAAGGCATGTTACTAGTTTGTGACATTATacatttgagcttttttttttttatatctttcaGTTTGTCATTAGGGCATAGGGAAATAGCTTTACCATCAAAAACGATGTCGTTCGGATGCACCATGGGTAATAAGTCTCTGAAGGGCACATAGACCTCTCCCTCTGGCCCTGTCCCCAGAGATACCGTTGAAGCCTCAAGCAGGGAACCGTAGTAATTAGccctctgagagacagaaaaaaaaaagacaacaaagatTAAGAAGGGAGCACACGAAGGCCTCTGGCCGTGAGGAATAGCcaagaaaagtaaaagaaaacttaaaaaaagaaaagaaaagaaaaaaaaggaggctaCATGGTTTCAAGTGAGTAGAGAGCTAATTAGCCAGGTGGCAAGGTTCCATTTTTTTAAGCACACAATTATACGCTACTACACcacagaggtcacacacacacacacatatatatatattcatatagaAACCATTTAATCTCTTACTCTTTCACGTGCAGTGCAAGACCATTTATCACAACTAAACAGATCACTGCAAACCAATCACTTTTTGGAGGAGGTTTCTGTGCAGTCAAGCACTGGGTTACCTTGAGGCCGGTCTTGGTTCTCCAGGTCAGGCCCAGCTTGTTAGCGAGGACAGCAGCAGTGACGGTGCTTCCATTGTTGCCCCCCCAGCCCACCAGCATCACACCCAGCTTAGGTACATTCTGCTCGGTCCGGAATGTGAACTCAGTGGTGCTGGGAGtgacctagagagagagagagagagagagagaaaatagggCATAAGTCAACTCAGTCAAAAGATATACAGAGTGCTTATCTACTGAGGTACAATGGTTTTGTATAACTTTAACCATCATGCTGATAGTATCATAGTaccatttgattgacagctcacGTTACTATGTTACCTAACAAAGGCTGATGAGAGACCACAGTTAAATAATCAAACTCACTGTGTATGATCCACCGTCACAGGACACAGACGTGGTGTGATAAGAATACCGAGATTCTATAAACTTCTCGGTGTACTTCACATCTGGACTGTTGATTTTAATCATCTTGGACATGTTTCAGCGTCTGGAGAACAACTCTGTGGAGAGAAAAGTGCCAAGATGAAACCCCAATACGCACGAGCACTGACAACGTCACACCTTGTCACTTTGTATTTGCGTTTTACAAACAGGAcgctcagtt contains:
- the LOC115811350 gene encoding inositol-3-phosphate synthase 1-B-like; translated protein: MSKMIKINSPDVKYTEKFIESRYSYHTTSVSCDGGSYTVTPSTTEFTFRTEQNVPKLGVMLVGWGGNNGSTVTAAVLANKLGLTWRTKTGLKRANYYGSLLEASTVSLGTGPEGEVYVPFRDLLPMVHPNDIVFDGWDISSMDLGRAMERAQVLDWSLQEQLRPHMSKLKPRPSIYIPEFIAANQEHRADNLIPGTKAEQVAQVRQDIRDFKEKSGVDKVIVLWTANTERFCDVVPGVNDTAENLLNAIETGAEVSPSTLFAVASILEGCAYINGSPQNTFVPGAVELAVHHKVFIGGDDFKSGQTKLKSVLVDFLVSAGIKPTSIVSYNHLGNNDGMNLSAPQQFRSKEISKSNVVDDMVQSNPVLYRPGEKPDHCVVIKYVPYVGDSKRAMDEYTSEIMMGGTNTIALHNTCEDSLLASPIILDLVILTELCQRITFCTESDPAFQSFHNVLSLLSFLCKAPLVPQGAPVVNAFFRQRACIENVLRACLGLPPQNHMQLEYRMQRSCIGCQDNQVLNTVPLKTKPLANGYHVSNGYHPLECNGISEHKLEKNTLA